The following coding sequences are from one Motacilla alba alba isolate MOTALB_02 chromosome 4, Motacilla_alba_V1.0_pri, whole genome shotgun sequence window:
- the PCM1 gene encoding pericentriolar material 1 protein isoform X21: MATGGGPFEEGMNDQDLPSWSNESLDDRLNNTDWGGQQKKANRSSEKNKKKLSGEGETRLTNDISPESSPGMERRKTRTSHSFPHARYMTQMSVPEQAELERLKQRINFSDLDQRSIGSDSQGRATAANNKRQLNENKKPFNFLSLQINTNKSKDPASGSQKKEGGVSAQCKELFGAALSKDFLQNCQASAQEDGRGEQAMDSSQIVSRLVQIRDYIAKASSMRDDLVEKNERSANVERLSHLIDDLKEQEKSYLKFLQKMLARENEEDDVRTVDSAVGSGSVGESTSLNIDVQSEASDTTARDPQQEAKEELENLKKQHDLLKRMLQQQEELKALQGRQAALLALQHKAEQAIAVLDDSVVTETTGSVSGVSLTSELNEELNDLIQRFHNQLHDSQTQSVPDNRRQAESLSLTREISQSRNSSMSEHQSDEKAQLFNKMRMLQGKKQKMDKLLGELHTLRDQHLNNSSFFPASSSPQRSVDQRSTTSAASGPVGIVTVVNGEPNSLASAPYPPDSLVSQNESEEDENLNPTEKLQKLNEVRKRLNELRELVHYYEQTSDMMTDAVNENTKEEEETEESESDSEHEDPQPVTNIRNPQGISSWSEINSNSNVQCGTNNRDGRHLNTDCEINNRSAANIRTLKMSSALDCHNRENDKHLDLPQGEDDEVEEDRVSEDSMSSHRSSLGDMAGDAEFEQKINRLIAAKQKLRQLQNLAAMVQDDDPEPQGAIANVSNIGDLLGEVEETKQQPNNVRVSSNKLKKDVRLNEKAREKFYEAKLQQQQRELKQLQEERRKLFEIQEKIQVLQKACPDLQLSAGLGNCPANRQTSQATSTPAMNECNTAGKPLFECDESLPVGNEQLWSEMRRHEILREELRQRRKQLEALMAEDQRRRELAETISTVAASVKSEGSEAQCTPQQSRTEKTMATWGGSTQCALEEENGDEDGYLSDGVGQAEEEEEDASSLNDSFSVYPNNNIPENAYFGKGNKDRWKNCRPLSADGNYRPVSKARQQQNINMRRQENFRWMSELSYVEEKERWQEQINQLKKQHEFSVSICQTLMQDQQTLSCLLQTLLTGPYSMMPNNVASSQIHLIMHQLNQCYTQLTWQQNNVQRLKQMLSDLMQQQEQQCQEKPSRKERGSSAPPPPSPVFCPFNYPPQPVNLFSVPGFTNFSSFAPGINCNPVFPSGFGDFAHSVSPRSSEQQEQQHPLDHNTSGKTEYMAFPKPFESSSSNGAEKQRRNHRQPEEELEKRSTWLDDSQEMKKDDQSQLNAGFAVSVQSIASGHKNQCDTKRRREFDEESLESFSSIPDPIDPTTVTKTFRSRKASAQASLASKDKTPKSKNKRKSSSQLKGRIKNAGYESASASSVCEPCKNNKSRHSDDIVHAKVFSKRNQEQLEKIIKYSRSTEMSSETGSDLSMFEALRDTIYSEVATLISQNESRPHFLIELFHELQLLNTDYLRQRALYALQDIVTRHLCEKNEKGKCAKSLNSATWVASNSELTPSESLASTDDETFAKNFSTEACQDCEQPDADNGSTMSTSSNFEPFATDDLGNTVIHLDKALSWMREYERMKVEAESTLDSEGCSSNFQGASAAKLEGSGTGECQSVPQSGDVSAVPCPRIDTQQLDRQIKAIMKEVIPFLKEHMDEVCSSQLLTSVRRMVLTLTQQNDESKEFVKFFHKQLGSILQDSLAKFAGRKLKDCGEDLLVEISEVLFNELAFFKLMQDLDNNSISVKQRCKRKIETTEVMQSYAKEAKKSLQVDVCSSVEDVDEDKDKDETETAKQVPDSEVCAGNKVPENIRSDASDQEEDEESESGPVAISLSKAETQALTNYGSGEDENEDEEIEFEEGPVDVQTSLQASSETTENEQTSNQELSKAKSSEILSSEQEPAKGEDVAAAVHHYLSVMENTPASIANTPESFITATVNTEGSSSSLAVNETQTSDTTSAENKSGASSESSMAGSPDTESPVLVNEYEPGSGNVSQKSDEDDFVKVEDLPLKLAVYSEAEIMKKMETEAQTKSLCDELLDGGGDQDQELVGDAQTLKEPETFGAQTA, translated from the exons ATGGCAACAGGAGGTGGTCCCTTTGAAGAAGGCATGAACGATCAGGACTTGCCCAGCTGGAGCAATGAGAGCCTTGATGACCGGCTGAACAACACA GACTGGGGAGGTcaacagaagaaagcaaacagatcttcagagaaaaacaagaaaaagcttAGTGGGGAAGGTGAAACAAGACTTACTAATGACATATCTCCAGAATCTTCACCTGGAATGGAACGACGGAAGACCCGAACTTCTCATAGCTTTCCTCATGCTCGATACATGACTCAGATGTctgtcccagagcaggctgAACTAGAAAGGCTTAAACAAAGAATAAACTTCAGTGATCTGGATCAG AGAAGCATTGGAAGTGATTCTCAAGGCAGGGCAACGGCTGCTAATAACAAACGTCAacttaatgaaaacaaaaaaccattcAACTTCCTGTCACTACAGATTAACACTAACAAAAGCAAAGATCCTGCCTCAGGTTCCCAAAAAAAGGAAGGTGGGGTATCAGCGCAGTGTAAAGAGTTGTTTGGAGCTGCTCTAAGCAAGGATTTCTTGCAAAACTGTCAAGCGTCTGCTCAAGAAGATGGAAGGGGAGAACAAGCGATGGATAGTAGCCAG ATTGTGAGCAGACTAGTTCAGATTCGCGACTATATTGCTAAGGCCAGCTCCATGCGGGATGATCTtgtagagaaaaatgaaagatcGGCCAATGTTGAGCGTTTATCACACCTTATAGATGACCTTaaagagcaggagaaatccTATCTGAAATTTTTGCAAAAGATGCTT gctAGAGAAAATGAGGAGGATGATGTTCGGACTGTAGATTCAGCTGTGGGATCTGGTTCTGTAGGTGAGAGCACATCGCTAAACATTGATGTGCAGTCTGAGGCTTCAGATACCACG GCCAGAGATCCTCAACAGGAAGCTAAAGAAGAGTTGGAGAACTTGAAGAAACAGCATGATTTATTGAAAAGGATGCTAcaacagcaggaggaattaAAGGCTCTTCAAGGAAGACAGGCAGCTCTTCTTGCTTTGCAGCATAAAGCAGAGCAAGCCATTGCTGTCCTGGATGATTCTG TTGTAACAGAAACTACAGGTAGTGTTTCGGGAGTGAGTCTTACATCAGAACTGAACGAAGAATTGAATGACCTAATTCAACGCTTTCACAACCAACTTCATGATTCTCAG ACACAGTCTGTGCCTGACAACAGAAGGCAAGCAGAAAGCCTTTCACTTACCAGAGAGATTTCACAAAGCAGAAACTCTTCAATGTCTGAACACCAGTCAGATGAGAAGGCACAGCTTTTTAACAAGATGCGAATGTTGCAGGGTAAAAAGCAAAAGATGGACAAACTATTAGGAGAACTTCATACACTTCGTGACCAACATCTAAATAACTCTTCCT ttTTTCCTGCTTCAAGTTCTCCTCAAAGGAGTGTTGATCAAAGAAGTACTacttcagctgcttctggtCCTGTAGGCATAGTAACTGTTGTCAATGGTGAACCAAATAGTCTGGCGTCTGCTCCTTATCCTCCTGATTCCCTGGTTTCTCAAAATGAGAGTGAAGAGGATGAAAATCTAAATCCAACAGAAAAACTTCA gaaGCTAAATGAAGTTCGTAAGAGACTGAATGAGTTACGTGAGTTAGTTCACTACTATGAGCAGACATCTGATATGATGACAGATGCTGTGAATGAAAACActaaggaggaggaagaaacagaagaatcaGAAAGTGATTCTGAACATGAGGATCCACAGCCTGTTACAAATATTAG AAACCCTCAAGGAATCAGTAGTTGGAGTGAAATAAATAGCAATTCAAATGTACAGTGTGGAACTAATAACAGAGATGGAAGACATCTTAATACAGACTGTGAAATAAACAACCGATCTGCTGCTAATATAAGGACTCTAAAAATGTCTTCTGCTTTAG ACTGTCATAATAGAGAGAATGACAAACACCTCGATCTACCCCAAGGTGAAGATGATGAAGTGGAAGAAGATCGGGTTAGTGAAGATTCCATGTCTAGTCACAGAAGCAGCCTGGGTGATATGGCTGGAGATGCCGAGTTTGAGCAGAAGATCAATAGGCTTATAGCTGCAAAACAGAAGCTTAGACAGTTACAAAACCTTGCTGCTATGGTGCAG GATGATGATCCAGAACCTCAAGGAGCAATTGCAAATGTGTCTAATATTGGTGACTTGTTGGGTGAAGTGGAAGAGACAAAGCAGCAACCAAACAATGTCCGAGTAAGTTCcaacaagttaaaaaaagatGTGCGACTGAATGAGAAAGCAAG AGAGAAGTTCTATGAAGCTaaacttcagcagcagcaacgGGAGCTTAAGCAGttacaagaagaaagaagaaaactgtttgaaatacaggaaaaaattcaAGTGTTACAGAAAGCTTGTCCTGACCTTCAA ttGTCCGCTGGCCTGGGTAACTGCCCAGCAAATAGACAGACTTCACAAGCAACATCAACTCCAGCCATGAATGAGTGTAACACAGCTGGCAAGCCTTTATTTGAGTGTGATGAATCATTACCAGTAGGCAATGAG CAGTTATGGTCTGAGATGAGAAGACATGAGATTTTAAGAGAAGAATTGCGACAGAGAAGAAAGCAACTTGAAGCTTTAATGGCTGAAGATCAGAGAAGGAGAGAGCTCGCAGAAACAATATCTACTGTTGCTGCATCTGTTAAAAGTGAAGGGTCAGAAGCTCAGTGTactccacagcagagcagaactgAAAA GACCATGGCTACCTGGGGAGGTTCTACCCAGTGTGCCctagaggaagaaaatggagaCGAAGATGGTTATCTCTCTGATGGAGTTGGTCaggcagaagaagaagaagaagatgcaTCAAGTTTGAATGACAGTTTTTCTGTTTATCCCAATAACAACATACCAGAAAATGCCTATTTTGGTAAAGGAAACAAAGATAG GTGGAAAAACTGCCGTCCCCTTTCAGCAGATGGAAATTATCGTCCAGTGTCTAAGGCCAGGCAacagcaaaatataaatatgcgACGTCAGGAAAATTTTCGATGGATGTCTGAGCTTTCCTATGTGGAAGAAAAGGAACGATGGCAAGAGCAGATCAATCAGTTGAAGAAACAGCATGAATTTAGTGTCAGCATTTGTCAAACTTTGATGCAGGATCAGCAG acCCTCTCTTGCCTTCTGCAGACTTTGCTCACAGGCCCCTACAGCATGATGCCCAATAATGTTGCATCTTCACAAATACATCTCATTATGCATCAGTTAAACCAGTGTTACACTCAACTGACTTGGCAGCAGAATAATGTCCAAAG GTTGAAACAAATGTTAAGTGATCTTATGCAGCAGCAAGAACAACAGTGTCAAGAGAAACCATCAAGAAAGGAGAGAGGCAGTAGTGCACCACCACCTCCATCTCCTGTTTTCTGTCCATTCAACTACCCTCCACAACCTGTGAATCTCTTTAGTGTTCCAGGATTTActaatttttcctcctttgctccag GTATTAACTGTAATCCAGTGTTTCCATCTGGTTTTGGAGATTTTGCACATAGTGTTTCTCCGCGAagcagtgagcagcaggagcaacaACATCCTCTAGATCATAATACTTCTGGGAAAACTGAGTATATGGCATTCCCCAAACCCTTTGAAAGCAGTTCCTCTAACggagcagaaaaacaaag aaggAATCATAGACAACCGGAAGAAGAATTGGAAAAAAGATCAACTTGGCTTGATGATAGCcaagaaatgaagaaagatgATCAGTCTCAGCTGAATGCAGGTTTTGCAGTTTCAGTACAAAGCATTGCTTCTGGTCATAAAAATCAGTGTGATACGAAGCGAAGAAGAGAGTTTGATGAAGAGTCTTTGGAGAGTTTCAGTAGCATACCTGATCCAATAGACCCAACTACTGTGACAAAGACATTTAGATCTAGAAAAGCATCAGCGCAAGCAAGCCTGGCATCAAAAGATAAAACGCCCAAATCAAAGAATAAGAGGAAGAGTTCTTCTCAGCTAAAAGGCAGAATTAAAAATGCTG GTTATGAAAGTGCAAGTGCTTCTAGTGTGTGTGAGCCCTGCAAGAACAATAAAAGCAGACACTCTGATGACATTGTTCATGCAAAGGTGTTCAGCAAAAGGAATCAGGAacaattggaaaaaataattaaatacagTAGATCTACAGAAATGTCTTCAG aaactGGTAGTGATCTTTCTATGTTTGAAGCTTTGCGAGACACAATTTACTCTGAAGTGGCAACTCTTATTTCTCAAAATGAGTCTCGTCCCCACTTTCTTATTGAACTTTTCCATGAGCTTCAGCTGCTAAATACAGATTATCTGAGGCAAAGGGCTCTATATGCTTTACAG GATATAGTGACCAGACATTTatgtgagaaaaatgaaaaagggaagTGTGCAAAATCACTGAATTCTGCAACATGGGTGGCATCAAATTCTGAACTCACTCCTAGTGAAAGCCTTGCCTCTACAGATGAT GAAACTTTTGCCAAGAACTTTTCTACAGAAGCATGTCAAGATTGTGAACAACCTGATGCAGACAATGGCAGTACTATGTCTACTTCTTCGAATTTTGAACCCTTTGCTACTGATGACCTTG GCAACACAGTGATTCACTTAGATAAAGCTTTGTCTTGGATGAGGGAATATGAGCGTATGAAAGTTGAAGCTGAAAGTACCCTTGACTCTGAGGGCTGCTCTAGTAATTTTCAGGGTGCTTCTGCTGCTAAATTAGAAG gTTCAGGAACTGGTGAATGTCAGTCTGTGCCACAGTCAGGTGATGTTTCTGCAGTTCCATGTCCTCGTATAGATACTCAGCAGCTTGACCGGCAGATTAAAGCAATTATGAAAGAGGTCATCCCTTTTCTGAAG GAACACATGGATGAAGTATGCTCTTCTCAATTACTGACATCAGTAAGACGTATGGTCTTGACTCTTACTCAGCAAAATGATGAAAGTAAAGAATTTGTGAAGTTCTTTCATAAACAGCTTGGCAGTATACTTCAG GATTCACTGGCAAAATTTGCTGGTAGAAAATTAAAAGATTGTGGGGAGGATCTTCTTGTGGAGATCTCTGAAGTGTTATTCAATGAATTAGCCTTTTTTAAACTCATGCAAGACTTGGACAACAACAGTATTTCTGTAAAGCAGAGATGTAAACGAAAAATAGAAACCACTGAAGTAATGCAGTCTTATGCTAaagag GCAAAAAAAAGTCTCCAGGTGGATGTTTGTTCTTCTGTTGAAGATGTCGATGAGGACAAA GACAAGGATGAGACTGAAACTGCTAAACAGGTTCCGGACTCAGAAGTGTGTGCTGGTAACAAAGTGCCTGAAAATATTAGATCTGATGCATCTGATcaagaggaagatgaggaaagTGAAAGTGGTCCAGTGGCAATAA GTTTATCAAAAGCAGAAACCCAAGCTCTGACTAACTATGGCAGTGGAGAAGATGAGAATGAGGATGAAGAAATAGAATTTGAGGAGGGACCTGTTGATGTGCAAACATCACTACAAGCCAGCAGTGAAACAACTGAAAATGAGCAG ACTTCAAATCAAGAGTTGAGTAAGGCAAAAAGCAGTGAGATTTTGTCATCAGAACAAGAACCTGCTAAAG GTGAAgatgtggctgcagctgtgcatcATTACCTCAGTGTCATGGAGAATACACCAGCTTCAATAGCCAATACCCCAGAATCCTTTATAACAGCCACTGTGAATACTGAAGGATCAAGCTCATCTTTGGCAGTGAATGAAACTCAAACATCAGATACCAcatctgcagaaaacaaatctgGTGCAAGTTCTGAAAGCTCCATGGCTGGCAGCCCTGATACAGAGTCACCTGTGCTAGTGAACGAATAT GAACCTGGTTCTGGAAATGTAAGTCAAAAATCTGATGAAGATGACTTTGTGAAAGTTGAAGACTTGCCCCTCAAACTTGCTGTGTATTCAGAG gcagaaataatgaagaaaatggaaacagaggCCCAAACCAAGAGTTTGTGTGATGAATTACTGGATGGAGGTGGAGATCAAGATCAAGAATTAGTCGGAGATGCCCAAACTTTGAAAGAacctg